cgaacttagcacgcttttacttgtttacttaaaatttggttctctttctctctctctattcATTTCAAtggtgtttgttttaatttgtaaaCAATTAAATAAGATAACTAAGTACACTATTTAAGTTAAGatttcttaaaaacaaaatcgaTTAAAAGTCAATAACTTAAAAATAAGTTTTCTCTTTGTCCATTTGTTGAATATTTGAGATTTGTTTGGATACATTTGAGTTTTTGCGAGTTCTACTCCAACAGGGGAAATAATACCATTTTTCATCGAGGCCAAAGAGCTCGCCGTCACTAAGAGTTTCTGGAAGTTTtctgaaagaaagaaaaataggTTACAATTTTACGTCGAAACTGAGAAATCTTGCCTTACTTGTTCAAGGTTTCAGGAAGTAATAGACACAAAGCTGCTCCTATTAACATAATAATGCTTATAAAGAGCGCCGGCAATGGCCTATAAAATGTGGCCAAATATAAGACATAGGAGTTAAGGAAGCTACAGGCATAGCCCAGCACATGAATATTGGCCACCCCGCGACCTCTTACGCTGGTGGGAATAATTTCTGTACAATATTGCACTTCAGCATCATAGGCCACCACAACTCCGTAACGGCCGAGACCAACCATAATACCCAATAGCAATGCATGCGATTTGGCATCCATGAAGGCCACCAGAAACCCAGTAACGGCAGTGATAATACCACCTACAAGCAAAGACAAACTGGCCATACCTTTGCGGCCCACTATATTCTGAAAGGCAATAATGGTGAGACCACCGGGAACATAGCAAATGGCAGTGTAGGAGAACAGCTTAAAAGGTGAAGAGCCCATGCCTTCCATATTCCGCGAAATAATATCGAAGGCCATGGTTATGATGACACTAGAGAAATAAACAGAAAAAGCATGACGAATaaggttttgttgttgttgaatttttttcaaatatgtagCCTCACCTTTTCACCAACAGTATAATGGTAAACTTCCTTAATCTTGGCGTCTTAAACATACCCCAAAAGGTATCATTGctgtttttaagtttttcatctTCAACCTCTATCTTCTTTTTGTAGAACTCTACAAAatcctcaaataccttttcttcGACTTGACGTCCATTGAATTTGGCCACACGTTTAAGGCACTTGACGGCACGGTCATACTTTTTGCGAGTCAGCAACCAATTGGCACTTTCACAAGCCAGCAGGGGATAGGCAAAGACCAAAAGGACTGGCACTGAGGCCACAAACAGATATTTGCGCCATGTCTGTACCCATAAAGCAAACCAAGGCGATAACATAAGACCGGTGCAATAGAATATGGTGGGTACAATATTTAGGCCTAGAGTACGTTTTTTCGGACTCAGATATTCAAAGACTGAAATGAGATAATATTGGGTTTAAGTTATgaatatttgttccaatttCTTACCCAGTATATACATCAACATGTAAAAAGTGTCTGTTGATAAGCCGGATATGAAACGGCTGATGGCATAGAATGTTACATTTCCCACAAATGCTGTTATGAAATCTCCCAAGCCACCTGTAAAAGTACTCAGAAGCACAGCGGGCAAGCGTCCAATTCGATCAGCCAAAGCACCAAAACTGATGGTACCCACCACGGCGCCCAGAAAATAGAAGGATTGGCCCACAGCGTTACGGAAGGCATCGTCACATACCCAGTTTAACTGTCAAAAAAGTAAGCAATAAAGAATTTATTAAGGTTTTGCTGGGGTATAGAGAAATTATATCGAAATGCGGCATATtgaatagagctggcaaaatatcgatggcattaTCGATACTatggatattttaatttttttctgaatatcgGACTTGAcaaagtcaaaattttgcaaaatttaacaaaaaccagtaaagaaaggcaaaagtcagacagtctttataataccctacacctaccctataaaaacaaaaggggactacatctaattctgaaccaattttgatggaccttggcggatgtatccagatagattattaaaattcctgtatcgAATTTCggccaaagcaaatatgttcaa
This Stomoxys calcitrans chromosome 2, idStoCalc2.1, whole genome shotgun sequence DNA region includes the following protein-coding sequences:
- the LOC106081492 gene encoding organic cation transporter protein — protein: MDFNHVLEKCGNFGRYQWMLLLLYGCTNILSSMHYFSQTLISFTPEHWCYHPQLANKSFEDIDKIYKQFKRPHCTLLEKFDDESGIATPAEGSECREWFYRRQDGYESITTELNWVCDDAFRNAVGQSFYFLGAVVGTISFGALADRIGRLPAVLLSTFTGGLGDFITAFVGNVTFYAISRFISGLSTDTFYMLMYILVFEYLSPKKRTLGLNIVPTIFYCTGLMLSPWFALWVQTWRKYLFVASVPVLLVFAYPLLACESANWLLTRKKYDRAVKCLKRVAKFNGRQVEEKVFEDFVEFYKKKIEVEDEKLKNSNDTFWGMFKTPRLRKFTIILLVKSVIITMAFDIISRNMEGMGSSPFKLFSYTAICYVPGGLTIIAFQNIVGRKGMASLSLLVGGIITAVTGFLVAFMDAKSHALLLGIMVGLGRYGVVVAYDAEVQYCTEIIPTSVRGRGVANIHVLGYACSFLNSYVLYLATFYRPLPALFISIIMLIGAALCLLLPETLNKKLPETLSDGELFGLDEKWYYFPCWSRTRKNSNVSKQISNIQQMDKEKTYF